The following coding sequences lie in one Sesamum indicum cultivar Zhongzhi No. 13 linkage group LG9, S_indicum_v1.0, whole genome shotgun sequence genomic window:
- the LOC105170670 gene encoding 60S ribosomal protein L35-like — MARIKVHELRQKNKTELLAQLKDLKAELALLRVAKVTGGAPNKLSKIKVVRLSIAQVLTVISQKQKAALREAYKNKKYLPLDLRPKKTRAIRRRLTKHQASLKTEKQKKKEMYFPMRKYAIKV, encoded by the exons ATGG CGAGGATTAAGGTTCATGAGTTGAGGCAGAAGAACAAGACGGAGCTGCTGGCACAGCTGAAGGATCTGAAGGCGGAGCTAGCGCTGCTGCGGGTGGCGAAGGTGACCGGTGGCGCTCCGAACAAACTTTCCAAGATCAAGGTGGTTAGGCTGTCCATTGCCCAGGTGCTGACCGTGATTTCTCAGAAGCAAAAAGCCGCTCTCAGGGAAGCGTACAAGAACAAGAAGTACTTGCCTCTTGATCTCCGCCCTAAGAAGACTCGTGCTATCCGCCGCCGCCTTACGAAGCACCAg GCATCTCTAAAGACAGAGAAGCAGAAAAAGAAGGAGATGTATTTTCCTATGAGGAAGTATGCCATTAAGGTTTAA
- the LOC105170860 gene encoding exocyst complex component EXO70A1, whose translation MKDSTLPCNPSSPLPSISSSTPPCAADQEALSETMIEESISRAEPIIRKWDLGMGGLQKFSSLFVDDRREAKSFFEAATSLQQAINYYLKQSAASEELIRVRKLMKVAMKRLEKEFHMILSANRKNLDSGSVSSRSSRTRSSFSEFFEFSEEEVNSTSPPRTSPPPPPTPGGNAKLDAERATEMAMADLMGIADCMIACGYGRECIRVYKSIRKSMVIESLYHLGVERLSHPQMKKMEWLVLEPKIKRWLRVVKFAVKTLLQGEKILCEIVFSEKVAESCFLDISCDAAWNLFSFPENVAKCKKLLSPEKMFIALDIYEAVSDLSPEIESLFASKFFTSVRAQATAAQAKMGEAVRTILGQFEAAIQKDSSKSPVAGGVHPLTRYVMNYLVFLSDYSVHISNIVKDGPVNPQTPLPEPQFSSLTAVSEEDPSATPISRRLAWLILVLFSNLDSKAAQYNNAALPYLFLANNLNYVVYKVQNSNLGLLIGSNWIRKHESKVKRYLAKYEKLGWSKILSSLPENPTGEISPKEVKECFKKFNSSFQEAYKKQCSWVIPDPKIRESVKASVSKRILSSYLVFHQKHRGKHAKDCTVESFIRYTPEDLEKYFSHMFSEAAGVVDNNFKFPKKVVNIHC comes from the coding sequence ATGAAGGATTCGACATTACCATGCAACCCTTCTTCTCCTTTACCCTCTATCTCCTCCTCCACGCCGCCCTGCGCGGCCGACCAGGAAGCTCTCTCGGAAACCATGATAGAGGAAAGCATCTCTCGTGCCGAACCCATTATCAGGAAATGGGACTTAGGTATGGGTGGCCTCCAGAAATTCTCGAGCCTCTTTGTTGACGACAGAAGAGAAGCCAAGAGTTTCTTCGAAGCTGCGACAAGTCTGCAACAAGCCATCAACTACTATTTGAAGCAGAGTGCAGCCTCTGAGGAACTCATAAGGGTTCGGAAGCTAATGAAGGTCGCGATGAAGAGATTGGAGAAGGAATTTCACATGATTTTGTCTGCAAATCGAAAGAATCTTGATTCTGGATCGGTCTCAAGCCGGTCCTCAAGGACCAGGTCCAGCTTTTCTGAGTTCTTCGAATTTTCAGAGGAAGAAGTGAACTCGACGAGTCCACCCCGTACGTCCCCGCCTCCGCCTCCAACTCCGGGTGGGAATGCCAAGTTGGACGCTGAGAGAGCTACAGAAATGGCTATGGCTGACTTGATGGGAATTGCGGATTGCATGATCGCCTGTGGTTATGGGAGGGAATGCATACGTGTTTACAAGTCGATCAGGAAATCAATGGTTATTGAGAGCCTTTATCATCTGGGAGTTGAAAGATTAAGCCATCCtcaaatgaagaaaatggAATGGTTGGTCTTAGAACCCAAAATCAAGAGATGGTTGCGGGTGGTTAAGTTTGCGGTGAAAACTCTTTTACAGGGAGAGAAAATTCTTTGCGAAATCGTCTTCTCGGAGAAGGTGGCCGAGTCGTGTTTTCTTGATATCTCTTGCGATGCTGCCTGGAACCTGTTCAGTTTCCCTGAAAATGTAGCCAAATGCAAGAAGTTACTCTCGCCAGAGAAGATGTTCATCGCCCTGGATATTTATGAGGCAGTCTCTGACCTTTCGCCGGAGATTGAATCCCTATTTGCTAGCAAGTTTTTCACGTCAGTCAGGGCGCAGGCAACGGCGGCGCAGGCAAAGATGGGTGAAGCTGTGAGAACTATACTGGGCCAATTCGAGGCGGCGATTCAGAAGGACTCCTCAAAATCGCCGGTGGCAGGCGGCGTCCACCCCCTGACTCGCTACGTCATGAATTACCTTGTTTTCCTCAGTGATTACAGCGTCCACATTTCCAACATTGTAAAGGATGGGCCGGTGAACCCGCAAACTCCTCTACCAGAACCTCAATTCTCCAGCCTGACCGCCGTCAGCGAAGAGGACCCGTCTGCAACACCGATTAGCCGCCGCCTAGCATGGTTGATTCTAGTCCTGTTCAGCAACTTAGACAGCAAGGCGGCGCAATACAACAACGCCGCATTGCCGTACTTGTTCTTGGCCAACAACCTGAACTACGTTGTCTACAAGGTCCAAAACTCCAATCTTGGGCTCCTGATAGGATCCAACTGGATCCGAAAGCACGAGTCAAAGGTTAAACGATACTTAGCCAAATACGAGAAGTTAGGATGGAGTAAGATCCTCTCCTCATTGCCTGAGAATCCAACGGGGGAGATTTCACCAAAGGAAGTGAAAGAATGCTTTAAGAAATTTAACTCAAGTTTCCAGGAGGCCTACAAGAAGCAGTGTTCTTGGGTCATACCCGACCCGAAAATCCGAGAATCCGTTAAGGCGTCAGTATCCAAAAGGATCCTCTCCAGTTATCTGGTCTTTCACCAGAAACACAGAGGTAAACATGCCAAGGATTGTACGGTCGAGTCATTCATCAGATATACCCCCGAAGATTTGGAAAAATACTTCTCGCACATGTTTTCTGAGGCTGCGGGTGTTGttgataataatttcaaatttccaaaaaaagtGGTCAATATTCATTGTTAA
- the LOC105170671 gene encoding 3-ketoacyl-CoA synthase 12-like → MLQSSSPSNPVEKEMVERVGMFFCCLPLLLLLLFYILWRSLGWRRNRCYILDYECYMPTDDRKLTTKFSGEVIMRNKLLGLHEYKFLLKAIVNSGIGEETYAPKMVFDGREESATLDDGRLEMDEFFLASIDKLFKRTGIPPSEIDVLVVNISMLSTIPSLSARVINIYKMREDVKVYNLSGMGCSASLISIHIVQNICKTRGNVQALVVTSESLSQNWYTGNERSMILSNCLFRTGGCTMILTNKDSLKNKAMFKLKCLVRTHHGWKDESYGCCLQKEDEKGLVGFHLGKNLPKAATSAFVDNLKEIAPKILPVHELLRFTLLKFAPELHHKWSKTAAGTSASPLVDFRTGVDHFCLHTGGKAVIDAVAQNLSLSEYDVEPARMTLHRFGNTSASSMWYVLAYMESKKRLKKGDRVFMISFGAGFKCNSCLWEVVRDLEGNNVWKNFIDSYPPKNSANPFMEEYGWLHKEDRIPDEYEIPN, encoded by the coding sequence ATGTTACAATCCTCATCTCCATCCAACCCCGTAGAAAAGGAGATGGTGGAACGTGTTGGTATGTTCTTCTGTtgtcttcctcttcttcttcttcttctcttttacATCCTATGGAGAAGCTTGGGTTGGAGGAGGAACAGATGTTACATATTGGACTACGAGTGCTACATGCCGACTGACGACAGAAAGCTCACCACGAAATTTTCCGGCGAAGTCATTATGAGAAACAAGCTTCTCGGGCTCCACGAGTACAAGTTCCTCTTGAAAGCCATTGTCAACTCAGGCATCGGCGAGGAAACGTACGCCCCAAAGATGGTGTTCGACGGCCGTGAGGAATCCGCCACGCTCGACGATGGGCGCTTGGAAATGGACGAATTCTTCCTTGCAAGCATTGACAAGCTGTTCAAGAGAACAGGCATCCCTCCTTCAGAGATCGACGTCCTAGTGGTAAATATATCGATGCTTTCCACTATCCCTTCTTTGTCCGCCAGGGTTATCAATATCTACAAGATGAGGGAAGACGTCAAGGTCTACAACCTTTCCGGGATGGGGTGCAGCGCGAGCTTAATATCGATCCACATCGTCCAGAACATATGCAAGACTCGAGGAAACGTGCAAGCCCTTGTGGTAACATCGGAGTCTTTGAGTCAAAACTGGTACACGGGCAACGAAAGGTCGATGATTCTCTCCAATTGCCTGTTTAGAACAGGAGGCTGCACCATGATCCTGACGAATAAAGATTCCTTGAAAAACAAAGCCATGTTCAAGCTAAAATGCCTAGTGAGAACTCACCATGGTTGGAAGGACGAGTCTTATGGTTGTTGCCTACAAAAAGAGGATGAAAAAGGGCTAGTCGGGTTCCACCTCGGCAAGAACCTTCCCAAGGCCGCCACTAGTGCGTTTGTCGATAACTTGAAGGAAATAGCCCCAAAGATCCTGCCCGTCCATGAGCTCCTCCGCTTCACCTTGCTAAAATTTGCTCCAGAACTACATCACAAATGGAGCAAAACGGCGGCTGGCACCTCTGCCAGTCCCCTAGTCGACTTCAGGACAGGAGTGGATCATTTCTGCCTTCACACGGGCGGCAAGGCAGTGATCGATGCAGTAGCACAGAACCTGAGCTTGAGTGAGTATGATGTGGAGCCGGCACGCATGACATTGCATCGTTTCGGGAACACGTCGGCTAGTAGCATGTGGTACGTGTTAGCGTATATGGAGTCCAAGAAAAGGCTTAAGAAAGGGGACAGGGTTTTCATGATCAGCTTCGGGGCAGGATTTAAGTGCAACAGCTGCTTGTGGGAGGTGGTGAGGGATTTAGAAGGCAACAATGTCTGGAAAAACTTCATTGATAGCTATCCGCCCAAGAACTCAGCAAATCCTTTCATGGAGGAGTATGGATGGCTTCACAAAGAAGACAGAATCCCAGATGAATATGAAATCCCAAATTAA